A genomic segment from Ignavibacteriota bacterium encodes:
- a CDS encoding class I SAM-dependent methyltransferase — MRRRDILNSARAAGFTVTGVEMSPDAAQLARTRFGLDVITGDVFAGKFVDGTFDVVYLGDVIEHLPDPRRTFTEINRIMKPGALLVIACPTQTNTLFSRLGFSAFALLGKSVTVHMPPYHLFEYRPESMRALMERTGFSIVQLDAGAIPPGEIAMRGSFAQKTGKKLMQYPNALLTRLTGKWGDRLNVFARKNG; from the coding sequence ATGCGCCGGCGAGACATTCTGAACTCCGCACGGGCCGCCGGCTTCACGGTGACGGGCGTGGAGATGTCGCCCGATGCCGCACAGCTCGCACGCACGCGGTTCGGACTCGATGTGATCACCGGCGATGTGTTCGCCGGGAAGTTCGTGGACGGCACATTCGACGTGGTCTATCTCGGCGATGTCATCGAACACCTGCCCGACCCGCGCCGCACGTTCACCGAGATCAACCGCATCATGAAACCCGGGGCGCTGCTCGTCATCGCCTGTCCCACGCAGACCAACACCCTGTTCTCGCGACTGGGGTTCTCGGCATTTGCGCTCCTCGGCAAGAGCGTCACGGTGCACATGCCGCCGTACCATCTCTTTGAGTACAGGCCGGAGAGCATGCGTGCGCTCATGGAGCGGACCGGATTCAGCATCGTGCAGCTGGACGCCGGCGCGATCCCGCCCGGCGAGATCGCCATGCGCGGATCGTTCGCACAGAAGACGGGCAAGAAACTGATGCAGTATCCGAATGCTCTCCTCACACGCCTCACCGGAAAATGGGGCGACCGTCTCAACGTCTTCGCGCGCAAGAATGGCTGA
- a CDS encoding glycosyltransferase family 2 protein, with translation MADPVVTVLIVNWNGKEVTLDCLASLQKVTYPAMRILLVDNGSHDDTLPAVRAAYPNVSILALGENKRFAAGNNHGMKVALDEGTDFVLLLNNDTTVAPDFITHLVDRCNATERCGMVAPKIYYYTPGDTIWFAGGNVSFWTGTMSHRGIREVDRGQYDVAGETGYATGCCILVSADVIRRVGMLDHRYFMYGEDADWSIRVQRAGYRVMYEPKSKVWHKLSVSAGGHLSSFKLRNKAISQYRFFAHHARWYHWFTFPWMSIVVNAFAAARYILTTRGARPADQRGRS, from the coding sequence ATGGCTGACCCCGTCGTCACGGTCCTGATCGTCAACTGGAACGGCAAAGAGGTCACACTCGACTGCCTCGCGTCGTTGCAGAAGGTGACCTATCCCGCCATGCGCATCCTGCTGGTGGATAACGGCTCACACGACGACACGCTCCCTGCCGTCCGCGCGGCCTACCCCAATGTCAGCATCCTTGCCCTCGGCGAGAACAAGCGCTTCGCCGCCGGCAACAACCACGGCATGAAGGTCGCGCTCGATGAAGGCACCGACTTCGTCCTCCTTCTGAACAACGACACCACCGTCGCCCCCGACTTCATCACGCATCTGGTCGACCGCTGCAACGCCACCGAGCGGTGCGGCATGGTGGCTCCCAAGATCTACTATTATACTCCCGGCGACACGATCTGGTTCGCAGGCGGGAATGTCTCCTTCTGGACCGGCACGATGAGTCACCGCGGCATCCGGGAGGTGGACCGCGGACAGTACGACGTGGCGGGCGAGACAGGCTATGCGACCGGCTGCTGCATCCTGGTGTCGGCGGACGTGATCCGGCGCGTGGGGATGCTGGATCACCGATATTTCATGTACGGAGAAGACGCCGACTGGTCCATCCGCGTGCAACGGGCGGGCTACCGCGTGATGTATGAACCGAAGTCGAAGGTGTGGCACAAGCTGTCGGTGAGCGCGGGGGGACATCTGTCGTCGTTCAAGCTGCGGAACAAGGCGATCAGCCAGTACCGCTTCTTCGCGCATCATGCCCGATGGTACCACTGGTTCACCTTCCCGTGGATGTCGATCGTCGTGAACGCGTTCGCGGCAGCACGCTACATCCTCACGACACGGGGCGCACGCCCCGCGGATCAACGAGGGCGTTCCTAG
- a CDS encoding oligosaccharide flippase family protein — protein sequence MEFGKHIGKSLWGLADKALPVVYGFGYVLLVIRVLPEEEFGNFVLLQEIFLILSGLATAVALQPMLKFASEDTGDPAGIIGAGMLLNIVFIVVSSLLVVLFRAPMSAVLRSPALAPLLLYIPAMMIASLIRNVALILLQTRFGIARIFWVDAVHFLGDPFLVWIYSRMHLFDTAEDLIMINILSLSASSLLGLALSWRQFRWRLRPTRGEMRRMWEYGKYSLGGNASYLVYSRADTFILSAFTGPAQVAVYNSAKIFTRIFDMATQIIQMFILPGVSLLASRGERSTLKVVVEKSTLFSAVGMVPVMLGMVLFAGPMIGLIYGGAIRTPC from the coding sequence ATGGAATTCGGGAAACATATCGGCAAGAGTCTCTGGGGGCTGGCGGACAAGGCCCTGCCCGTGGTGTACGGGTTCGGGTACGTGCTGCTCGTCATCCGCGTTCTCCCTGAAGAAGAATTCGGCAATTTCGTCCTGCTCCAGGAGATCTTCCTGATCCTTTCGGGCCTCGCCACCGCCGTCGCCCTCCAGCCCATGCTGAAATTCGCCTCCGAGGACACCGGCGATCCGGCGGGGATCATCGGTGCCGGCATGCTCCTGAACATCGTGTTCATCGTCGTCTCCTCCCTCCTGGTCGTCCTGTTCCGCGCACCGATGAGTGCCGTCCTCCGTTCGCCTGCGCTTGCACCGCTGTTGTTGTACATCCCGGCCATGATGATCGCCTCGCTCATCCGGAACGTGGCGCTCATCCTGCTGCAGACACGCTTTGGTATCGCCCGCATCTTCTGGGTCGACGCCGTGCATTTCCTCGGCGATCCGTTCCTCGTGTGGATCTACTCGCGGATGCATCTCTTCGACACCGCCGAGGACCTGATCATGATCAACATCCTTTCGCTGTCGGCGTCATCGCTGCTCGGACTGGCGTTGTCGTGGCGGCAGTTCCGGTGGCGGCTCCGCCCCACGCGGGGAGAGATGCGGCGCATGTGGGAATACGGCAAATACTCGCTCGGCGGCAACGCAAGCTATCTCGTCTATTCCCGTGCCGACACCTTCATCCTTTCCGCGTTCACCGGGCCGGCGCAGGTGGCGGTGTACAACTCCGCGAAGATCTTCACGCGCATCTTCGACATGGCGACGCAGATCATCCAGATGTTCATCCTCCCCGGGGTGTCGCTGCTGGCATCGCGTGGTGAGCGGTCCACGCTGAAGGTCGTCGTGGAGAAATCCACGCTTTTCTCCGCCGTGGGCATGGTCCCGGTGATGCTCGGCATGGTGCTGTTCGCCGGTCCGATGATCGGCCTCATCTATGGCGGCGCTATCCGGACGCCGTGCTGA
- a CDS encoding T9SS type A sorting domain-containing protein produces the protein MTIHLLGRGTLVRMVTLVSPLNNATAARDTVSFKWRKATPAATKYWFEWSTSHSFTERTIDSTLTDTMNVASGFPKNSTIHWRVRAGNQLGWGEYSLSRTFFRPTTSVPEAGTPPAYSLLPNYPNPFNLSTTISFTVPRTTLVRIDVHNAAGELVGVIADAPYLPGEHRIVFDGAGLPSGMYFARMRAGSVVQVRPMLLMK, from the coding sequence GTGACGATCCACCTGCTCGGGCGCGGGACCCTCGTACGGATGGTCACACTGGTCAGTCCCCTGAACAACGCGACTGCCGCCAGAGACACGGTCAGTTTTAAATGGAGGAAGGCCACGCCGGCTGCGACAAAGTACTGGTTCGAATGGTCCACATCTCACTCATTCACAGAACGGACCATAGACTCGACATTGACGGACACGATGAACGTGGCATCAGGGTTCCCCAAGAACTCGACTATTCACTGGAGAGTGCGCGCCGGGAACCAGCTTGGCTGGGGAGAGTACAGCCTGTCGCGGACCTTCTTCAGACCAACGACGTCTGTGCCGGAGGCCGGCACCCCCCCGGCGTATTCACTCCTCCCGAACTATCCGAACCCGTTCAATTTATCGACCACGATCTCGTTCACCGTTCCCAGGACCACGCTGGTCCGCATCGATGTCCACAATGCGGCCGGCGAGTTGGTAGGTGTCATAGCGGATGCCCCCTACCTGCCGGGAGAGCACCGTATCGTGTTCGATGGCGCGGGCCTCCCCAGCGGCATGTACTTCGCCCGGATGCGCGCGGGATCGGTGGTTCAGGTGCGGCCCATGCTTCTCATGAAATAA